A genome region from Christensenella minuta includes the following:
- a CDS encoding cyclase family protein yields the protein MGKKVFVDLTHPFGAEIPRWPYFDKPLIDSKHTMAKGGVLTQSICCTMHTGTHCDAPRHVMEREFDGRRARYTHEMPVDAYTGEAVCLEVKIGRWGLIGPEHLEDACKRAGIRPEELEGMVVCLNTGMHRQFDDSKEYYHYSCGTGVEAGKWFVEHKVKCVAMDMQALDHPLHTAMGNNGMTRMNLIGASGKPITEEYIEQFGEEAYAEFDKELYIGLHGKEAYDKKFGDLEAIGCWGTWEPCHKQMLGHGIVGVENLGGDLDKVSGKRFRFYCFPIRWHMGDGSMARCVAEIDEEELNDVPDRTYPYGVF from the coding sequence ATGGGAAAGAAAGTTTTTGTGGATTTAACACATCCGTTTGGCGCTGAAATACCGCGCTGGCCTTATTTTGATAAACCGCTGATCGACAGCAAGCATACGATGGCAAAAGGCGGGGTCCTGACGCAGTCAATCTGCTGTACGATGCATACGGGTACGCACTGCGACGCGCCGCGCCATGTGATGGAACGCGAATTCGACGGGCGGCGGGCGCGTTATACGCATGAAATGCCGGTAGACGCTTATACGGGCGAGGCGGTATGCCTCGAGGTTAAAATTGGGCGCTGGGGCCTTATCGGCCCGGAGCACCTGGAGGACGCCTGCAAGCGGGCGGGCATCAGGCCGGAAGAGCTAGAAGGCATGGTCGTCTGCCTGAACACGGGAATGCACCGCCAGTTTGACGATTCAAAGGAATATTACCATTATTCCTGCGGAACCGGGGTAGAAGCGGGCAAATGGTTTGTGGAGCATAAGGTGAAATGTGTGGCTATGGACATGCAGGCGCTTGACCATCCGCTCCATACGGCGATGGGAAACAACGGAATGACGCGCATGAACCTCATTGGGGCGTCAGGGAAGCCGATCACCGAAGAATATATCGAGCAGTTCGGGGAAGAGGCCTACGCCGAATTCGACAAAGAGCTGTATATAGGGCTTCACGGGAAAGAAGCCTACGATAAGAAATTCGGCGACCTTGAGGCTATCGGCTGCTGGGGGACGTGGGAGCCATGCCATAAGCAAATGCTCGGCCACGGGATTGTAGGCGTGGAAAATCTTGGGGGTGATCTTGACAAGGTTTCCGGGAAACGGTTCCGTTTCTATTGCTTTCCGATCCGCTGGCATATGGGTGACGGCTCGATGGCGCGCTGTGTAGCGGAGATCGACGAAGAGGAGCTGAACGACGTGCCGGACAGAACCTATCCCTATGGCGTATTCTAA
- a CDS encoding acetyl-CoA C-acetyltransferase: MEKEIVLAGAVRTAVGKFGGMLADVPASEMGAVVIREALKRAGVPSAQVDEVLMGCVLQAGLGQNVARQCALHAGLPEHVPAMTLNNVCGSGLKAVNMAAALIAAGDADVVVAGGTENMSAAPYALTAARFGYRMNNGELVDTMIKDALSDAFHQYHMGITAENVAERYGISREAQDAFAALSQQKCEAARKAGKFAEEIVPVEIKRRKETVLFDTDEFPRDGVTAEGLAKLRPAFKKEGTVTAANASGINDGAAAVVVMSREKADELGARPMARILASASCGVDPAVMGIGPAESTKKALKKAGLDIRDIGLIEANEAFAAQALAVGMLLGWDAARVNVNGGAIALGHPVGASGCRILVSLLHEMERTDIRYGLATLCVGGGMGVSTIIEKI; this comes from the coding sequence ATGGAAAAAGAGATTGTGCTGGCAGGGGCCGTGCGCACAGCGGTTGGGAAGTTCGGCGGCATGCTTGCGGATGTGCCGGCAAGTGAAATGGGCGCTGTTGTGATCCGGGAAGCGCTGAAACGCGCGGGCGTTCCGTCCGCACAGGTAGACGAAGTCCTGATGGGCTGCGTGCTGCAGGCCGGGCTGGGGCAGAACGTTGCACGCCAGTGCGCGTTACACGCCGGACTTCCGGAGCATGTACCGGCAATGACATTGAACAATGTTTGCGGTTCCGGCCTGAAGGCTGTGAATATGGCGGCCGCCCTGATCGCCGCGGGAGACGCGGATGTGGTGGTCGCGGGCGGGACGGAGAACATGTCCGCCGCGCCTTATGCGCTGACGGCCGCCCGGTTTGGCTACCGGATGAACAATGGGGAACTTGTAGATACGATGATAAAAGATGCGCTCTCGGATGCGTTTCACCAATATCATATGGGAATTACGGCAGAGAATGTGGCGGAACGCTACGGGATATCGCGCGAGGCGCAGGATGCTTTTGCGGCCTTAAGCCAGCAAAAATGCGAAGCGGCGCGGAAGGCCGGAAAATTTGCGGAAGAGATCGTCCCCGTCGAAATTAAGCGGCGGAAGGAAACGGTTCTCTTCGATACGGACGAATTCCCGCGGGACGGTGTAACGGCGGAAGGACTTGCAAAGCTGCGTCCGGCATTTAAAAAGGAAGGGACTGTAACGGCGGCCAACGCCTCCGGCATCAACGACGGAGCGGCCGCGGTCGTTGTGATGAGCAGGGAGAAAGCGGATGAGCTTGGCGCGCGCCCCATGGCCCGGATTCTTGCCTCCGCGTCCTGCGGCGTGGACCCTGCGGTCATGGGGATAGGACCGGCGGAAAGTACGAAGAAAGCGCTGAAAAAAGCTGGCCTGGATATCCGCGATATCGGCCTGATCGAAGCGAACGAGGCCTTTGCGGCACAGGCGCTTGCGGTGGGGATGCTGCTTGGCTGGGACGCCGCGCGCGTGAACGTGAACGGCGGGGCGATCGCTCTCGGGCACCCGGTGGGCGCTTCGGGCTGCCGGATTTTGGTATCGCTCCTGCATGAGATGGAACGGACGGATATCCGTTATGGCCTGGCGACGTTATGCGTCGGCGGCGGTATGGGCGTTTCGACGATCATTGAAAAAATATGA
- a CDS encoding BKACE family enzyme, with the protein MEELKNKRIITVATTGAWPTKENTPNVPLEPEEIAEEIYNCWKEGAAVAHIHCRDDQGRAAMEFEKFEKTASLIRARKDCDIILNITTSGGVNLKEEDRLRPFYELKPEMASFDCGTMNWQHTTVFENNPKFLEKLAGMMREAGVKPEIEVFDPGMIYNAGYYLKKDFLVKPLHFQFCMGVAGGIAATTKNLVFMKDTMEAVAPGSTWSAFGVGAGAMEIMYAAIALGGNIRVGMEDNVLYKKGVVAESNMQFVARAVRVLREYNCEPATPDEARRILGLPAKDRAVLKRK; encoded by the coding sequence ATGGAAGAACTGAAAAACAAACGTATCATTACAGTTGCGACAACGGGTGCGTGGCCGACGAAAGAAAATACGCCGAACGTGCCGCTGGAGCCGGAAGAGATCGCGGAAGAAATTTATAATTGCTGGAAAGAGGGAGCGGCGGTCGCGCATATCCACTGCCGGGACGACCAGGGCCGGGCTGCGATGGAATTTGAAAAATTTGAAAAGACGGCCTCTCTTATTCGCGCCCGCAAAGATTGCGATATCATACTGAATATTACGACAAGCGGCGGTGTAAACCTGAAAGAGGAAGACCGCTTGAGGCCTTTTTACGAATTGAAACCGGAAATGGCGTCTTTTGACTGCGGCACGATGAACTGGCAGCATACGACGGTTTTTGAAAATAATCCGAAGTTTCTGGAAAAGCTGGCAGGAATGATGCGTGAAGCGGGAGTCAAGCCGGAGATCGAAGTGTTCGATCCCGGAATGATCTATAACGCGGGATATTACCTGAAAAAAGATTTCCTCGTAAAACCGCTGCATTTCCAATTTTGCATGGGCGTTGCGGGAGGGATCGCCGCAACCACGAAAAACCTGGTATTTATGAAGGACACGATGGAAGCAGTCGCGCCGGGAAGCACGTGGAGCGCCTTCGGCGTGGGCGCGGGCGCAATGGAGATCATGTATGCCGCGATTGCGCTGGGCGGCAATATCCGGGTGGGAATGGAAGACAATGTTCTATATAAAAAGGGCGTCGTTGCTGAGAGCAACATGCAGTTTGTCGCGCGTGCGGTACGCGTCCTGCGGGAATATAACTGCGAGCCGGCCACGCCGGATGAAGCGCGCCGGATACTTGGCCTGCCTGCCAAGGACCGGGCTGTTTTGAAAAGAAAATAA
- a CDS encoding MATE family efflux transporter: protein MSILVKEKSFYRTLFPLIAVIALQNVITFVVALADNVMLGMYSETALSGAALVNQIQFLLQMVVGGIGEGMIVMTSRFWGAKDISSIKKTTAIGMLLGIVIAAAMWAAVFFMPGEVLSLFTFEQAVIGEGTQYMQIVCFSYVFFTINSILLASLRSVETVKIGFAVSIISLGVNIFLNYMLIFGNLGAPGLGSRGAAIATLTARIVEMGITCIYAFRIDRKIRLKVRDLLRISKGIFRQYIRVGTPVIVSGAMWGVAMAIQAAILGHMGAAAIAANSIAAAVFEVVTVVAYASASAAAVVIAKTLGEGKKEMVRPYTRTLQVIFLLIGAVTGLLLFLLKDAIVGLYSITPETKRLALEFMTILSVTVVGTAYQMPALTGIVRGGGDTKFVMINDLIFMWGIVLPISAMAAFLWSWSPVLVFICLKADQILKCFVAVIKVNRYRWVKQID from the coding sequence GTGAGCATCTTAGTGAAGGAAAAAAGTTTTTACCGGACGCTTTTTCCGCTGATTGCGGTGATCGCCCTGCAAAATGTCATTACGTTCGTGGTGGCGCTCGCGGACAACGTGATGCTCGGGATGTACAGCGAGACCGCGCTATCCGGGGCGGCGCTTGTCAATCAGATTCAGTTTTTGCTCCAGATGGTGGTGGGCGGCATCGGCGAGGGAATGATCGTCATGACGTCGCGCTTTTGGGGAGCGAAGGACATTTCATCGATCAAAAAAACGACGGCAATCGGTATGCTGCTCGGCATTGTGATCGCAGCGGCTATGTGGGCGGCGGTGTTTTTCATGCCCGGGGAAGTGCTTTCCCTGTTCACCTTTGAACAGGCGGTGATCGGCGAAGGAACGCAGTATATGCAAATCGTCTGCTTCTCCTACGTGTTCTTCACGATAAACAGCATCCTGCTCGCGTCCCTGCGAAGCGTGGAAACCGTGAAGATCGGCTTTGCCGTGTCGATCATTTCGCTCGGAGTGAATATTTTTCTGAATTATATGCTGATCTTCGGAAACCTCGGAGCGCCCGGGCTCGGCTCCCGCGGCGCGGCCATCGCGACGCTTACCGCGCGGATCGTAGAAATGGGCATTACCTGCATCTACGCGTTCCGCATCGACCGGAAGATCAGACTGAAGGTGCGCGACCTGCTGCGCATCAGCAAAGGGATATTCCGGCAGTATATTAGGGTAGGAACGCCGGTCATCGTATCCGGCGCCATGTGGGGAGTGGCAATGGCAATCCAGGCGGCGATCCTCGGACATATGGGCGCGGCGGCGATCGCGGCCAACAGCATCGCGGCCGCGGTGTTTGAGGTAGTAACGGTGGTGGCCTATGCGTCTGCGAGCGCGGCGGCGGTGGTGATCGCTAAAACGCTGGGCGAAGGAAAGAAAGAGATGGTGAGGCCGTATACGCGGACCCTGCAGGTAATTTTTCTGCTGATCGGCGCGGTCACGGGGCTTCTTCTGTTCCTTTTGAAGGACGCGATCGTCGGACTCTATTCTATCACCCCCGAAACAAAGCGTCTCGCGCTTGAATTCATGACGATCCTTTCGGTGACGGTGGTAGGAACGGCCTACCAAATGCCCGCGCTGACTGGGATTGTGCGCGGCGGCGGAGATACGAAGTTTGTGATGATTAACGACCTGATTTTCATGTGGGGCATCGTTCTGCCCATATCTGCCATGGCGGCGTTCCTGTGGAGCTGGTCCCCGGTGCTGGTGTTCATCTGCCTGAAGGCTGACCAGATATTGAAATGCTTTGTGGCGGTAATCAAAGTGAACCGTTACCGCTGGGTGAAGCAAATCGACTGA
- a CDS encoding 3-hydroxyacyl-CoA dehydrogenase family protein: MDKIETVAVIGAGLMGCSVAQVFAAAGKRVTLYDTNIDIDPIGKIEANIEIMIGKCAADEVYKKKVLEHIGFCSHLQKAVEGAGLIVECVFEDMRLKREVFAGLEELCGEETILATNTSVMSPTEISEGMKHKGRFIGMHFWNPAHLMPLVELVKTEETRQDVAKLCAKELERAGKKPVVCEKDVPGFIANRLQHALWREAISLVEHGIADAQTVDMALKYGPGLRLPQLAPLENADMVGLDLTLNIHSYVLRYLEDSHEPSPLLKRLAAEGKTGFKAGGHGFYDLSPEEMQQKTKELNEYLIEQTRKEKE; the protein is encoded by the coding sequence GTGGATAAGATCGAAACGGTCGCCGTGATCGGCGCGGGGCTGATGGGATGTTCCGTTGCGCAGGTATTCGCGGCGGCGGGAAAACGGGTTACGCTATACGATACCAACATCGATATAGATCCTATCGGGAAGATAGAAGCCAATATAGAGATCATGATCGGCAAATGCGCAGCCGATGAGGTATATAAGAAGAAAGTCCTTGAACATATTGGCTTCTGCTCCCACCTCCAAAAGGCGGTGGAAGGAGCGGGTCTGATCGTAGAATGTGTATTTGAGGATATGCGGCTCAAGCGCGAGGTGTTCGCCGGGCTGGAAGAGCTGTGCGGGGAGGAAACGATCCTCGCAACCAATACGTCGGTGATGAGTCCGACGGAAATATCGGAAGGAATGAAGCACAAAGGGCGGTTCATCGGCATGCATTTTTGGAACCCGGCGCACCTGATGCCCCTTGTGGAGCTGGTCAAAACGGAAGAGACCCGCCAGGACGTCGCAAAGCTGTGCGCAAAAGAGCTGGAGCGGGCGGGAAAAAAGCCGGTCGTGTGCGAAAAAGACGTTCCCGGCTTCATAGCAAACCGCCTGCAGCACGCCCTGTGGCGGGAGGCGATTTCCCTTGTCGAACATGGGATCGCGGATGCGCAGACAGTGGATATGGCCCTGAAATACGGACCGGGCCTGCGGCTGCCACAGCTGGCGCCGCTCGAAAACGCGGATATGGTCGGCCTTGACCTCACGCTTAATATCCACAGCTATGTACTGCGCTACCTGGAGGATTCGCACGAGCCGTCCCCGCTGCTCAAGCGGCTTGCAGCGGAGGGCAAAACAGGATTCAAAGCGGGCGGCCATGGCTTTTATGACCTTTCACCCGAGGAAATGCAGCAAAAAACGAAAGAGCTGAACGAATATTTAATAGAACAGACCAGAAAAGAAAAGGAGTAA
- a CDS encoding cupin domain-containing protein has product MKKISLEELKTYEAPGHYGMTAMRIHGKDETGAQKFWMGLSTFLPGGGAEYAYEDNPLEKVYYVLEGEMTVRDKQGKEYVIHKDEAIAFAPNEGRYLSNESNLPARMLVVINYPD; this is encoded by the coding sequence ATGAAAAAAATAAGCCTGGAAGAATTAAAAACCTATGAAGCGCCGGGCCACTACGGCATGACGGCGATGCGTATCCACGGGAAAGACGAGACGGGCGCACAGAAGTTCTGGATGGGCCTTTCAACCTTCCTGCCGGGCGGCGGCGCGGAGTATGCCTATGAAGACAACCCGCTTGAAAAAGTGTATTACGTGCTGGAAGGAGAAATGACCGTGCGCGACAAGCAGGGGAAAGAATATGTGATCCACAAGGACGAGGCGATCGCGTTTGCGCCCAATGAAGGGCGCTATCTTTCCAACGAAAGCAACCTGCCCGCCAGGATGCTGGTCGTCATCAACTATCCGGACTGA
- a CDS encoding 3-oxoacid CoA-transferase subunit B — protein sequence MDDKKTFIAKRVARELKDGDVVNLGIGLPTLVADYVPEDVKVVLQAELGILGTGPAAEKGKEDKDIVNAGGSPITVQPGAVFVDSAASFAIIRGGHVDVTVLGALQVDEKGNLANWMVPGKKVPGMGGAMDLVVGAKRVIVSMEHTAKGSHKILKECTFPLTAVGVVDRIITDMAVIDVTPDGLLLREIAGGYTAGDVQEATGARLILPDGIGTVRNA from the coding sequence ATGGATGATAAAAAAACTTTTATTGCGAAGCGCGTTGCGCGGGAGCTGAAGGATGGGGATGTCGTTAATCTGGGGATCGGGCTGCCCACACTGGTGGCCGATTATGTGCCGGAGGACGTTAAAGTTGTATTGCAGGCGGAGCTCGGGATTCTCGGGACCGGTCCGGCGGCGGAGAAGGGAAAAGAAGATAAGGATATTGTTAACGCCGGAGGCAGCCCGATTACGGTCCAGCCCGGGGCAGTTTTTGTGGACAGCGCAGCGTCGTTCGCAATCATCCGGGGAGGACATGTCGACGTGACGGTGCTGGGCGCGCTGCAGGTGGATGAAAAGGGAAACCTTGCAAACTGGATGGTACCGGGGAAAAAAGTACCGGGAATGGGCGGCGCGATGGACCTTGTCGTGGGCGCAAAACGCGTGATCGTATCGATGGAGCACACGGCAAAAGGAAGCCACAAAATACTCAAAGAATGTACGTTTCCGCTGACGGCGGTCGGCGTGGTGGACCGGATCATAACCGATATGGCGGTGATCGACGTGACGCCGGACGGGCTTTTGCTGCGGGAAATCGCCGGAGGATATACGGCTGGCGACGTACAGGAAGCAACGGGCGCGCGGCTGATCCTGCCGGATGGGATCGGCACGGTGAGAAACGCGTAG
- a CDS encoding SDR family NAD(P)-dependent oxidoreductase — MRYALVTGAAGGLGIELVKQNLAEGFYVFALETDISDELRCMEAENKMLRVYRCDISSGASVNRTVKKIENVAGRLDRVFNNAGIHRFKDWVPLEKTELDFVKTMVDINAAGALRVVQAAWNLLGKGTVLVYISSEAASIGGCTAEAAYAYHMSKAAMNMGARIADNTLRKRGVRTLCVHPGRMKTVKMGSADSEIEASEAAEGIMKLLRQPDALPEEAVFLDYKGTRYCW, encoded by the coding sequence ATGAGATATGCATTGGTTACGGGCGCAGCCGGCGGCCTCGGAATAGAACTGGTAAAACAAAATCTGGCGGAGGGCTTTTATGTGTTTGCGCTGGAAACCGATATTTCAGATGAGTTGCGGTGCATGGAAGCGGAAAATAAGATGCTGCGGGTGTACCGGTGCGATATTTCGTCCGGCGCTTCCGTAAATCGTACGGTCAAAAAAATCGAAAATGTTGCAGGACGTCTCGACAGGGTGTTCAACAATGCGGGAATCCACCGGTTTAAAGACTGGGTGCCGCTGGAGAAAACGGAGCTTGATTTTGTGAAAACGATGGTTGATATCAACGCGGCCGGAGCTCTGAGAGTCGTACAGGCGGCATGGAACCTGCTGGGGAAAGGAACGGTACTGGTTTACATATCCTCGGAAGCCGCAAGTATAGGCGGATGCACGGCAGAGGCGGCCTATGCGTATCATATGTCTAAAGCGGCTATGAATATGGGAGCGCGTATCGCGGATAATACGCTGAGGAAGCGGGGAGTGCGCACCCTGTGCGTCCATCCGGGGAGGATGAAGACCGTAAAAATGGGAAGCGCGGACAGCGAGATTGAGGCAAGCGAAGCCGCGGAAGGAATTATGAAGCTGCTGCGGCAGCCAGACGCCCTCCCGGAAGAAGCCGTTTTTTTGGACTATAAGGGGACCCGGTATTGCTGGTAG
- a CDS encoding CoA transferase subunit A, whose product MEKITTAEKAVKKIKSGDILLVGGFLQAGSPETLIRAVLDTHDAGALTVVSNDTGTAETNMIRLMETGRVTSVVASYIGANPLTGKMMIDDPGSVTLFPQGTLAEKIRAAGAGLAGFYTPVGVGTVVEEGKEKKEIGGREYLLETALRGDVALIRATKADRSGNCFMRGATKNFGAVMAPAADYVVVEAEEIVAVGEIDPELVTVPGIFVDAVVQAGE is encoded by the coding sequence ATGGAAAAAATTACAACGGCGGAGAAGGCCGTAAAAAAAATCAAAAGCGGGGATATCCTGCTGGTCGGGGGATTCCTCCAGGCGGGAAGCCCGGAGACGCTGATCCGAGCGGTTCTCGATACGCACGACGCCGGCGCGCTCACTGTCGTTTCGAACGACACGGGAACGGCGGAAACAAACATGATCCGGCTGATGGAAACGGGGCGCGTGACAAGCGTAGTGGCGTCCTATATTGGGGCGAATCCGCTGACGGGGAAGATGATGATAGACGACCCGGGAAGCGTGACGCTGTTCCCGCAGGGAACGCTGGCGGAGAAGATACGTGCGGCCGGGGCAGGGCTTGCCGGGTTTTATACGCCGGTAGGCGTTGGGACAGTTGTAGAGGAAGGAAAAGAAAAGAAGGAGATCGGCGGCAGGGAATACCTGCTCGAGACGGCGCTTCGGGGCGATGTGGCCCTGATCCGCGCGACGAAGGCGGATAGGTCCGGGAATTGTTTTATGCGCGGGGCGACCAAAAATTTTGGCGCGGTCATGGCGCCGGCCGCCGATTATGTGGTTGTGGAAGCGGAAGAGATCGTAGCGGTAGGAGAGATCGATCCGGAGCTTGTCACGGTGCCGGGAATTTTCGTCGACGCGGTCGTACAGGCGGGGGAATGA